The nucleotide window CGGAGCGTTAtaaatcagcgaatcgattcatgattcataactgttcgaagctttgttttgaaatcggcccatcactatataagtcgttatttagggtttttttgcgcacaaaaactattctcgtgtcttcatcaatgattgtagagccgctgtagtgagatgggctttgtaacgacgtctttagtgcctttatgggtcttgagagaggaaatgacattggtgtcaatgaaggcctttctgagccatcggatttcaacactaatatcttcatctgtgtgtgaagatgaacggaggtctgacggctggccaaccacaggaggaattaatgacagaattacatttttgggtgaactaactcttaaAGTCATAAATATTACTTTCTTACTATGATATTTTTAGTAGCTTTTGGAATATTTTCATGTCCGTGTTTTCTCAAGCGCAGCCGCACTCCTCGACGATCATGTTGGGCACGTCGCGTTTCACGATGTTGTATTCGTCGTCGAAGTACAGCATGGACATGGTGCTCAGTTTGGTCGGGATGCAGCAGGAGTTCATGGATCCCGGACTCATTCCCCGCATTCGGTATTGGTTCACCACGGCGGTGTGGAAGGACGAAGCCGATCCGGGAACGCCGGCCATGTATGCGGGACAGTTGCCTTCGCAATAATTCCCATAGTACCCCGACGGGGCGATGATCCAGTCGTTCCAGCCGATGAGGCGGAAGTCGATGTAAAATTGTTGCCGGCAACACAAGCTATTGCTTCCGTCGCATTCTAGGCCTCGCTTACGGATGCGGTGCTTGCTGTCCGAAGCTCGCGCTTGCACCACCAAGAATGGACGGTGAGATTCGTCGGCCGTGTTGACCAACACAGGCACGATGCCCATTTTATCGCACCCCTCGCACCGAACATCCAAATTCTGCCTGCGATCGCCCTTGGAGAAAACCATCTGCACGGCTTCCGTCATCGGAAACGTGTGCCATCCGCTGCGCTTAAGATCCACGCGCTTCTCCACCAAGTTCCACTTGCTCCCCAAACCCGGCTCCTGCGAGTAAACCTTGACCGTAATCTTCCGCCGAGAGCCCTTCTCCAGAACATTAGGCAGGAGTTTGAAGTACAACCACAGGTTGGCCTGGGACACGTGCAGGTTCTGGTTGCCCTCGTTGGAGATCACAAAAAACAGGCTGGTCTTGGAGGTCAGCGACTCGTCTGTGGGATCAAGAGAGGAGAGAAGAAGTTACTGGACTGAACCTGCTGAACTGAAAGCCTATAGGATAAAGACTCGGGACATTAACATTCACAGAGGCCAGCCGATCTCTAATGCTGCTGGGAACGGCCTCCAAAAACCGGGACCACTTCAACCGACAGACATTGTGTTCACGCTCATGAGCCATGTTTTGCTTGGAACATGTTGCAGACAGACTGGAAATTGACTGCGTTTATGTCtataaatgcttttaaaacCAAGCTTAAAACAGTAGAGACTGCCTCAATTGTGTGATTGTTTCTCATAAGctgttattttaatgttgtatgtATGTTGTAactgtttttaattgtataactTTGCTGCCTCTTGGCCAGGACTccctggttaaataaatgttaaataaaaaagtttctcattactgcgatttattttatttattaaatacctttgaaatatatttttcacattgcagtaatgagaATATGGGGGAAATGTGTCTTATctacaatataaatataattatataattgtcACAAACTTTCACTATAAACGAAACTATCTTTTTCtaattttgtgcaaaaaaaaaaaaatcttctgattttagggattttttatttttcataaataggctttattttgattttttttatttctgatgattttATAGTACAATATGACCCAAACAAAAAtactagtttaaaataagactttgcagtttactgtaaataaGAAAAACAGAAATGCCCCAATGGAAAAAATCTTTACGTCCTAAATAAGCTTCAATTTGTGGATTATCTCATTTTTATGTCTGATTTTAGGGAAAAATATGACCAGGCTTTGATCGCAATTGGTTTTTATTAGAAagattttattgtattaacttaaatgCAACTTAATAATCAGTTTAATAGTGATCATGATAATAAATGTAACaatgcaaataataataataataatttatttaaaaaaaatcctataaGTATGCTTAATTTTGTGCGTAATAGGTGATTTTAGGGTTTAAAAAAATGACGCAAACAATAATACTACTATGATGTATAAATACATCACTTAAATAATGAAATTTAATAATGAGAATAAATGTTGCGATgcaaaaaagttaaaattaactAAAAATATGTGCTTAATTTTTTGCAGaatattatagatatttatgcaaataaattattttttgtttctgaTTTTAGAGTGAACTATGACCCAAACAAAAATACTACTATGatgtataaatattttttcaaaaagtcacaatgcaaaacaaataaaacgaTAAATTGTCCTGTAAATAAACTTAATTTTGTGCAGAATATAatattagaaaatatatattttcagggTAAAGTCAGACCGAAACTAAAATATTAATGCTTTGCCTcttagaaattaaaataaatttcacaaTGGAGAAAAAACTCCTTTacatacacacagaaaaatagggtgtcaaaattgtacctttaggggtacaacagcttgtcgctggggcagtgcccttaaaaggacatctttgtaccttttttactccttaaaggtgcatattagtacctttgattacaaatgcgtaccttaaggtgaacctttttgtggtaaaaatggtacaaagttCTCCTTTTAAGGATACTggcccagcgacaagctgttgtaccccggCCTAAAGGTACTATTTTGACACCCAttgtacactctcagaaaaaaaggtacaaaagctgtcactggggcgcTACCTTTTCAAAATGTACACTTTTGTGCCTTTGTGCCTAAAGGGTGCATATTGGTATCTTGAAAGTACAAAATAATCTCTAATTGAAAATTTGTGactgactgatcacatctaagtTGGCCGAATTTACATTCTGTAAATTAATGCTATTTAATTCACATTtaattcacaaaaattcaattcagccaactgaaaactttaaatgtgatcagtcacttgaaaattttcacTTGGAgacttgaattttttttacggTGTACATAAAGTGTAAATATTAgtacctaaaataaaaaagtgtacCTTTTAAAAAGGTACGACCCCAAGTGACaacttttgtaccttttttttctgagagtgtaagaTGAATTTTGTGCAGAGTGTTATTTTGTATTGCGTTCTTCTGATTGTTGGACATGTCCTGGAGGTTTGGGGAGGTtggctgtgattggctgagagTGTGTTCTGGGTTCGGGTCCAGTTCGGCCGGGGGTCTGGATGGAGATGACAGGACTGAGAGAACAACACAATTTCCCACCAAAAGCTGCCGAGCCGCAGAGAGCGCACAATGAGCCGCGTGACGTCACAGGAAACGCATCACGGGGGTACAGTGAGAGCGCGCTCAAGCACAACCCTCTGACAGTCACAAAAGAGCACATTTACATGACACTGGATGCTCTCGGAGacaacaaaacaatcaaaattaATCAAAATCTATAGCCGTTTCAACTTGGTCACATGCTCTTCTGCTCGAGAGTCATGCTTGATTTAGCAAACAAACTAAtctgctttctctctctctctttttcccaCTGCAGACTTCAACATAAAACAAGAAATATGATGTTTCTGCTGCTCTGAGGATTCATAAATCTGAGCCTTCTGGGATCTGGCTTAAAAGTAAGTATCCACAGAACACACATAAAgtagaaatgtttaaaaaataaaccccTAAATATTCTGTATATGTCATGAgttatgtgtgcatgtgtataaTTGTGTGGATGTGTGCCGGTCACATGGGCGTCTCGCAGGCCTCTGATTGGATAATCACGCTTGGCTTCAGGACATCACTAActcatttaaatgtaaactcTGTCTGGCTGAATTAGAGCTAATACTTTATGAAGACTTTCATTAGTAATAATAACAAACAATATTACACTATATGATGCTTCTGGGAACGtgtttatttttgggtaaaccaTCCCGTAAGTGCACATTCAAatttaatgcagattcagtcaTTTGATTTTATTAAACCTTAAACAAAAGTCCTACTGATATAACTGGACACACCCAGTGAAGTCTAATGTATTTATAAAGAGCTTTACACACTACCCGATtctaaagcagctttacagaaaataatGAAGTTACTTTATATTTCTTAATATCTTCATGGATTTAGGACATTAGAGCTGTGTGATGATACAAGCAATCAAaccacacttacacacacacacacacacacacacacacacccactcacccactcactcactcactcactcacactcaaacacacacacacacacacacacacacacagacccactcactcactcacactcaaacacacacacacacacacacacacacacacacacacacacacacacacacacacagacccactcactcactcacacacacacacacacacacagactcactcacacacacacacagaggtacactcacagagagagagactctcactcacacatggacactctctcgctctcgctcacacacacacacacacacacacactttctctctctctctctctctctctctctctctctctctctcggtctctctgtccctctgtctctctctcacacactctctctctctctctctctctctctctctct belongs to Pseudorasbora parva isolate DD20220531a chromosome 22, ASM2467924v1, whole genome shotgun sequence and includes:
- the LOC137058150 gene encoding inhibin beta B chain; amino-acid sequence: MKILMFEVLCFASFLISIRCTPAPDTDARSISPSCASCGLSQTDESTRVDVDFLEAVKRHILSRLQMRDRPNITHPVPKAAMVTALKKLHAGKVREDGRVEIPNLDGHAASMNEVEEETSEIISFAETDESLTSKTSLFFVISNEGNQNLHVSQANLWLYFKLLPNVLEKGSRRKITVKVYSQEPGLGSKWNLVEKRVDLKRSGWHTFPMTEAVQMVFSKGDRRQNLDVRCEGCDKMGIVPVLVNTADESHRPFLVVQARASDSKHRIRKRGLECDGSNSLCCRQQFYIDFRLIGWNDWIIAPSGYYGNYCEGNCPAYMAGVPGSASSFHTAVVNQYRMRGMSPGSMNSCCIPTKLSTMSMLYFDDEYNIVKRDVPNMIVEECGCA